Proteins from a single region of Rhea pennata isolate bPtePen1 chromosome 4, bPtePen1.pri, whole genome shotgun sequence:
- the CXXC4 gene encoding CXXC-type zinc finger protein 4 encodes MNTNVCVESGPNPEAPGLPKDSHLPEGALNSLVDYNSEMERYRSFATFYKTNGGAFPQAAKIARITTPIFPSAAAAAAARIGMSPWNCDTATAAAATAMLWGSGGGGGGGAAGGARKPSSAAAAAAAASASAAAAASSLHAGRGSMHHRSDSQRLGKPGCAPAEQPALPMANNNFLSTLSPEHCRPLAGECMNKLKCGAAEAEIMNLPERVGTFSAIPALGGLSLPPGVIVMTALHSPAAASAAVTDSAFQIANLADCPQSHASAAPASALGAAAAGGAGAAGGGGGAAGGGGGSAGAGAGAGAGAGAGAGAGNPAKKKRKRCGVCVPCKRLINCGVCSSCRNRKTGHQICKFRKCEELKKKPGTSLEVRGDDFFFPSLPPSLLNPLPPPLQCFLSSFKMQHPFSEASFRL; translated from the coding sequence ATGAACACCAACGTGTGCGTGGAGAGCGGCCCCAACCCCgaggcgccggggctgcccaAGGACAGCCACCTGCCGGAGGGCGCCCTCAACAGCCTTGTGGATTACAACTCGGAGATGGAGAGGTACCGCTCCTTCGCCACCTTCTACAAGACCAACGGCGGCGCCTTCCCGCAGGCGGCCAAGATCGCCCGCATCACCACCCCCATCttccccagcgccgccgccgccgccgccgcccgcatCGGCATGTCCCCCTGGAACTGCGACACCgccacggccgccgccgccaccgccatGCTctggggcagcggcggcggcggcggcggcggcgcggccggcggcgcgagGAAGCCCTcctccgcggccgccgccgctgccgccgcctccgcctccgcggccgccgccgcctcctcgctGCACGCCGGCAGGGGCAGCATGCACCACCGGAGCGACTCGCAGCGCCTCGGCAAGCCGGGCTGCGCGCCGGCCGAGCAGCCCGCGCTGCCCATGGCCAACAACAACTTCCTCTCCACGCTGTCCCCCGAGCACTGCAGGCCGCTGGCCGGCGAGTGCATGAACAAGCTCAAGTGCGGCGCCGCCGAAGCGGAGATCATGAACCTGCCCGAGCGCGTCGGCACCTTCTCGGCCATCCCGGCGCTGGGCGGGCTCTCCTTGCCGCCGGGGGTCATCGTCATGACGGCGCTGCactcgcccgccgccgcctcggccgccgTCACAGACAGCGCCTTCCAGATCGCCAACCTGGCGGACTGCCCGCAGAGCCACGCCTCGGCCGCGCCCGCCTCCGCcctgggcgccgccgccgcggggggcgccggggccgccggcggcggcgggggggccgccggcggcggcggcggcagcgccggggccggggccggggcaggggccggggccggggccggggccggggcgggcaaCCCCGCCAAGAAGAAGCGGAAACGCTGCGGGGTGTGCGTGCCCTGCAAGCGGCTCATCAACTGTGGAGTCTGCAGCAGTTGCAGGAACCGCAAAACGGGACACCAGATCTGCAAATTTAGGAAATGTGAAGAGCTTAAGAAAAAACCTGGCACTTCGCTAGAGGTCAGAGGcgatgatttctttttccccagccTCCCTCCGTCCCTCCTCAACCCCCTGCCCCCGCCCCTCCAGTGCTTCTTGTCTAGCTTCAAGATGCAGCATCCCTTTTCCGAGGCCTCCTTCAGGCTGTGA